Proteins co-encoded in one Nicotiana sylvestris chromosome 7, ASM39365v2, whole genome shotgun sequence genomic window:
- the LOC104223437 gene encoding fasciclin-like arabinogalactan protein 9, whose protein sequence is MAQLIFLSLIPLFFLLFPQIQAQSPTAPAPAPTGPIDIFAILKKAGQYNTFIKFLNETQVGMQINNQVNNSNQGMTVFAPSDNAFTNLPGGTLNKLNDQQKVQLIQYHILPKFYSFDDLQTVSNPVRTQATGQKGEPFGLNFTGQNNQVNVSSGAVETNIYNAIRKEPPLAVYQLDKVLIPLAFTDAKTPSSDNAPAPTDDSAKSGSTADKTKAKEPSPAPNGAKKINVGVFGLISGVFLFCMGALS, encoded by the coding sequence ATGGCTCaactcatttttctatctttaatcccacttttctttcttctttttccacaAATTCAAGCTCAATCTCCAACAGCTCCAGCTCCAGCACCCACAGGACCAATAGATATTTTTGCAATTCTCAAAAAAGCAGGACAATACAACACATTCATTAAATTCCTTAACGAAACACAAGTAGGAATGCAAATCAACAACCAAGTCAACAATTCAAACCAAGGTATGACTGTTTTTGCACCATCAGACAATGCATTTACCAATCTCCCAGGTGGTACTCTCAATAAACTCAATGACCAACAAAAAGTACAACTCATTCAATACCATATACTACCTAAATTTTACAGCTTTGATGATTTACAAACAGTTAGCAATCCTGTTAGAACACAAGCAACAGGACAAAAAGGTGAGCCTTTTGGACTTAACTTTACTGGACAAAACAATCAAGTGAATGTCTCATCTGGAGCTGTGGAAACAAATATTTATAATGCTATAAGAAAAGAGCCTCCTTTGGCTGTTTACCAATTGGATAAGGTTTTAATCCCTTTGGCATTTACTGATGCTAAGACTCCATCTTCTGATAATGCACCTGCTCCTACTGATGATTCTGCTAAAAGTGGTTCTACTGCTGATAAAACTAAAGCTAAAGAACCATCTCCAGCTCCAAATGGTGCTAAAAAGATTAATGTTGGAGTTTTTGGTTTGATTTCTGGAGTTTTCTTGTTTTGCATGGGAGCACTTTCTTGA